The following proteins come from a genomic window of Sorex araneus isolate mSorAra2 chromosome 1, mSorAra2.pri, whole genome shotgun sequence:
- the LOC129403339 gene encoding proline-rich protein HaeIII subfamily 1-like produces the protein MALLVRPGGLSTKLKEGSRAKELPSAVPRVSGGAHHGPGESPGDRKEPHHGPAESPGDRKEPHYGPGESPGDRKETHHGPGDRKERAYHGPAESRRDRKEPHHGPGESPGDRKEHAYHGPEESPGDRKEPHHGPEESPGDRKEPHHGPGESPGDRKEPTTGAHYGPEESPGDRKERAYHGPAESRRDRKEPHHWPGESPGDWKEPHHGPEESPGDRKEPHHGPEESPGDRKEPHHGPGESPGDRKEPTTGAHYGPEESPGDRKERAYHGPAESRRDRKEPHHWPGESPGDWKEPHHGPEESPGDRKEPHHGPEESPGDRKEPHHGPGESPGDRKEPTTGPGRARGAGRSVPTTGLGKPGRLEGAPPQARGEPERPEGAPPRARGEPGRPEGAPPRARGEPRRPEGARYGPEESLGDRKERAYHGPAESRGDRKEPPTGLRRARETGRSPPRT, from the exons ATGGCGCTGCTGGTGCGACCAGGAGGGTTGAGCA CGAAGCTGAAGGAGGGAAGCAGGGCCAAGGAGCTGCCCTCAGCAGTGCCCCGAGTCTCTGGAG GAGCCCACCACGGGCCCGGGGAGAGCCCAGGAGACCGGAAGGAGCCCCACCACGGGCCCGCGGAGAGCCCGGGAGACCGGAAGGAGCCCCACTACGGGCCTGGGGAGAGCCCGGGAGACCGGAAGGAGACCCACCACGG CCCGGGAGACCGGAAGGAGCGTGCCTACCACGGGCCCGCGGAGAGCCGGAGAGACCGGAAGGAGCCCCACCACGGGCCCGGGGAGAGCCCAGGAGACCGGAAGGAGCATGCCTACCACGGGCCTGAGGAGAGCCCGGGAGACCGGAAGGAGCCCCACCACGGGCCTGAGGAGAGCCCGGGAGACAGGAAGGAGCCCCACCACGGGCCCGGGGAGAGCCCAGGAGACCGGAAGGAGCCCACTACGG GAGCCCACTACGGGCCTGAGGAAAGCCCGGGAGACCGGAAGGAGCGTGCCTACCACGGGCCCGCGGAGAGCCGGAGAGACCGGAAGGAGCCCCACCACTGGCCCGGGGAGAGCCCGGGAGACTGGAAGGAGCCCCACCACGGGCCTGAGGAGAGCCCGGGAGACCGGAAGGAGCCCCACCACGGGCCTGAGGAGAGCCCGGGAGACAGGAAGGAGCCCCACCACGGGCCCGGGGAGAGCCCGGGAGACCGGAAGGAGCCCACTACGG GAGCCCACTACGGGCCTGAGGAAAGCCCGGGAGACCGGAAGGAGCGTGCCTACCACGGGCCCGCGGAGAGCCGGAGAGACCGGAAGGAGCCCCACCACTGGCCCGGGGAGAGCCCGGGAGACTGGAAGGAGCCCCACCACGGGCCTGAGGAGAGCCCGGGAGACCGGAAGGAGCCCCACCACGGGCCTGAGGAGAGCCCGGGAGACAGGAAGGAGCCCCACCACGGGCCCGGGGAGAGCCCAGGAGACCGGAAGGAGCCCACTACGGGCCCGGGGAGAgcccggggggccggaaggagcgTGCCTACCACGGGCCTGGGGAAGCCCGGGAGACTGGAAGGAGCCCCACCACAGGCCCGCGGAGAGCCGGAGAGACCGGAAGGAGCCCCACCACGGGCCCGGGGAGAGCCGGGGAGACCGGAAGGAGCCCCACCACGGGCCCGGGGAGAGCCCAGGAGACCGGAAGGAGCCCGCTACGGGCCTGAGGAAAGCCTGGGAGACCGGAAGGAGCGTGCCTACCACGGGCCCGCGGAGAGCCGGGGAGACCGGAAGGAGCCCCCTACGGGCCTGAGGAGAGCCCGGGAGACCGGAAGGAGCCCACCACGGACCTGA